Part of the Nicotiana sylvestris chromosome 2, ASM39365v2, whole genome shotgun sequence genome, acgtcgtggcacgacggtTACAACAtttcaatgggttgcctcccatccagcgcctaatttaacatcgcggcacgactcaACATGTTCTCAAGCATCCTTCAAGTCCAATGAGGTCTTGTGACGTGCAAAGTCACCACCCCAGTAATGTTTTATCCGTTGACCGTTCACCAAGAAAGTGCCAGTGGAACTCATATCTCTCAATTCTACGGCTCCATTAGGCTTCACGCTTACCACAACAAAAGGGCCCGACCAACGAGATTTAAGCTTTCCGGAAAAAGCTTCAACCTCGAATTGAAAAACAGAACTTCTTGCCCTCGCTCGAACTCTCGATGTTGAATGTGCTTGTCATGCCACCTCTTAGTCTTTTCTTTATACAATTTAGCATTCTCATATGCATGTAATCGAAACTCCTCGAGCTCATCGAGTTGCAACAACCTCTTCTCTCCAGCTAAGTTCCCGTCCATGTTCAACTTCTTTATTTCCCAATATGCCTTGTGCTCAAGTTTGACGGGCAAGTGACATGCCTTCCCATACACCAATCTATAAGTAGAAACACCTATGGGAGTTTTGTATGTTGTTCGATACGCCCACAATGCGTCGTCTAACTTTCCGGCCCAATCTTTTCTATTCGCACTCACTGTTTTCTTAAGAATTTGCTTTACCTCTCTGTTTGAAACCTCCACTTGACCACTCGTCTGTGGGTGATAGGCAGTGGAGACCTTATGCTTGACCCCGTACTTTGCAAGGACATTGTTTAACAGTTTGTTGCAGAAATGCATACCTACATCACTGATCAACACTCTGGGAGTTCCAAAACGTGTGAAGATATGCTTCTTGACAAAGCTTACCACCACCTTTGCATCATTAGagggaagagcaatggcctctacccacttggacacataatcaactgCCACCAAGATGTATCTATGGCCGTTCGAGTATGGAaaaggtcccatgaagtcaattccCCAAACATCGAAAAGCTCCACTACCAGGATGTTTTGCAGCGGCATCTCGTGCTTCTTAGTGATCGTCccggttctttggcacctgtcacacATTTTAACAAAGGCGTGTGCATCCCTAAACAATTTCGGCCAATAGAAACCTGATTGTAGCACTTTTTGGGCGGTCctgtctccaccatgatgacctccgTATGATGAGGCGTGACAACTATGGAGTATGGCACTCATATCCTCCTTAGGAACACATCTCCGCACCAACTAATCTACACATAGCCTGTATAAGAATGTCTCATCCCACATGTAAAGCCTCACATCATGCAAGAACCTTCATCTATTGTCTGGTGTCAATTCTGGTGGTGTTACCCCACTTGCAATAAAATTCACATAATCTGCATACCACGGGGTTGTGCTTGAGGTGATTGCCAATAACTGCTCATCAggaaatgtttctttgattgcacCCCCTTCAGCCATATGGTTCCGATTTCCTAACTTGGACAAGTGATCAGCCACTTGGTTCTCTGTTCCTTTGCGGTCTCGGAtatctaaatcaaactcttgcaacaGTAGGACCCACTGAATCAGTCTCGGCTTGGCATCCTTTTTCTCAAACAAGTACCTGATGGCTGAATGATCTGTGTAAACGATGACTTTGGTCCCCACAAGATATGATCTAAACTTATCAAACGCCCACACCACTgcaagcaactctttttcagcGGCGGTGTAGTTCATCTGAGCTGGATTCAGAGTTTTGCTTGCATAGTAGATGGAGTGGAATATCTTATTTCTCCTTTGCCCCAAGACATCACCAACAACCAAGTCGCTAGCATCGCACATCAACTCGAACGGCTGCTCCCAGTCCGGAGCAATTATGATTGGTGCAGTAACCAACCTTCCTTTCAGCTCCTCGAATGCCTTCAGACAGGCATCATCAAATTTGAAGGCGACTACTTTCTCCAGCAACCTGCACAAGGGAGAGGAAGTTTTCGAgaaatctttaatgaaacgacgataaaaacctgcatggcccaagaaactgcgaatgcctttGACAGATAtcggtggaggtaatttttcaatcGCTTCCACCTTTGCCTTGTCCACCTGCAAACCATCTTTGGACACCTTGTGCCCCAAGATATACCTtcacgtaccatgaaatggcacttttcccagtttagcaccaagttagtctcttcacacctagcaagtaCTTTATCAAGGTTCATCAAGCAgttatcaaaagaacatccaaacacagaaaaatcgtccatgaacacttccacaaacctctcaaccatgtcagtaaaaatggccatcatacacctttgaaaagtcgcaggtgcattacaAAGACCAAAAGGCATTCACTTGAACGCATACGTGCCATAAGGACACGTaaaagtggtcttctcttggtcctatGGGGCTATAGcaatctgattgtaccctgagtaaccATCTAAGAAGCAGTAGTACTCCTGTCCAgataatctatcaagcatttggtcaataaaggggaggggaaagtggtccttccgggtggcattgttcaattttctataatcaatgcaaattctccacccggtgacagttCTTGTAGGTATTAAATCATTATTCTCATTAACTACTACAGTCATCCCCCCTTTCTTGGGTACACATTGGACGGGGCTTACCCATTTGCTGTCTGAGATAGggaatacaatacctgcatcgagccacttaatcacttcttttcttaccacctctttcataatTGGATTGAGTCGACGTTGTTGCTCTACACTGGGCTTGTGTCcatcctccatgaggattttgtGCATGTAGAAGGCTGGACTAATGCCCTTAATGTCAGACATAGTCCACCCAAGTGCTCGCTTATGCTCACGTAGCACTCTCAACAGCTTTTCTTCCTGCAATTTAGACAAGTCAGACGAGACAATAATAGGTAAAGTGTCAGAGTCACCCAAATAAGCATATTGTAGGTGAGGTGGAAGGGGTTTAAGTTCCAATTTTGGGGCTTCCTCAATTGACGGCTTTGGAGGAGGCCCCTCTAGTCTATTCAAAGGCTCGAAGGGGTGCATCCCTTGCAGGTACGCACAAGATGTATCAAGGATGTgcatcatctcctcaacctcctcATCAGCCCCCAGGCTATCAAGTAACATAAGTGTTTTCTCTAGAGAATCGTCTAGATATACACTCGGATAATGAATCTGCTATCGGCCTCAACAACAAATATCATTGAGAGCTCCTCATAGTGACGGGGAAGTTGGATTGCTCTGTAGACATTAAAAACTGCTTCCTCGTCATATACCCTCAAAATTATCTTTCCCTCTCTCACTTTGATAATTGCATCACCAGTAGCTAAGAGAGGTcgccccaatatgattggaaccagtTCATCAGCCTCATAATCGAGGATAATGAAATTAGCAGAATTTCCCAATCTGCAgcaacacatcttcaatcaccccttcAGGGTGTACTATCGATCTCTCAGCCAGCTATAACATCACAGTAGTGGGCCTTGGAGCTCCCAGGCCCAGTTGCTTGAACAAGGACAGGGGCATTAGATTTATTCTCGCCCCCAAATCGCAAAGGACACGACCCACATCAATATTGCCAATGCGTACAGGAATCGTGAAGCTGGTgggatccttaagcttttgagggagcttattttggacccttgaagtgcactcctcagtaagtgccACAGTCTCAAATTCAGTTAGTCTtctcttgtgagccactatatctTTTATGTATTTAGCATACTTTGGAATTTCACGAAGCACATCAACAAGTGAGATATTCAATTGAACCTGGCTCAACATAGAGAGGAATTTTGtgaacatgcgatcatcattctttttctgcaatctttgggGAAAAGGGGGTGGTGGTCTTGGGGCCTCCATGGGCTCTGAAATTTCAGCAGCATTCTTTTGCTCTTAAGTCACTTTAGGGATCAACTCTCCATCAGGTATGGTCTTgtctttcttattctttggcaCCTCCTCTAGCTCCCTCCCGTTTCTAAGTGTAACTGCATTCACTTGAGGGTTCTTTTCTATATCACTGGGGAGGGCGCCTGCAGGTCTAGTGTTTTGATTTGTTGCTAACTGCCCCATTTGCCTTTCAAGATTTCTGAAGTCGGTCCTGAGTTgctgattgtcaatcaacaaCTTCTTTAGCAGATCATTAGTACTTTCTTCCATTTGTTGGGGTGGTCTCTGAGGCTGATTGAAATTCCCTTGGGGTCTATGTTGATTCTGATTCTGCTGATTTCCACCCCATGAGAAGTtgggatgattcctccaatttggatTGTAAGAATTCCCGTATTGTGCATGCTGATTCGGCGGACCTCTGTTCTGTTTCCCCACATAATAGATAGATTCTGGATTCGTGGTGCACATATCACTCATATGACTGTCGCCACAGAGTTCATAGCAAATAGTCATCTGTTGTACGTGTTGCATTGTCTGTGGTTGCTGCATTGTCATCCTAGTCATCTGATTGGCCAGCTTTGCAATATCGGCTCTCGTGGCTGACACTTCGTCTAACTCAAGTAACCCAACTGATTTTTGCTTAACTGCCTTTCGTGAATCACCCTCACCTTTCCAGTTATTATCATTAGCAGTGAAGTTATTCAACAAGATTTGGATTTCACTGTACGGTCTGGCCATGCAACTACCCCCACAAGCggaatcaagattcatctttgaagcATCATCTAACCCATCTACAAAAGTGTGACCCAATACCTCGTCCGTCTGGCAATGATGAGGACAGTCTCTGAGCATCTTCTTGTACCTTTCCCATGCTTGACGCAATGTCTCGCCCGCTCGTTGTTCAAACCCAAGAATTTGACTCCTCAATACCTTTGTTTTcttagtggggaaaaacttgattaagaatttcctcgccagatcatcccatgtgcgGATTGAATTTGCTGGCTCTTTATTCAACCACTCCTTAGCTTCCCCAATCAGTGAAAAGGGGAAAAGTgtcagcctgacatagtccttggaaacgtTCGGATAGTTGTAGGTATCCGTAATTTCCAAGAAATTTTGAATGTGCCTCTGCGGGTCTTCATGAGGTAAACCCAAAAATAGCCCTGTGGATTGGATCAGCTGCACCATGTATTGTTTCAGCTCAAAGTGCCCAGTGATgtcaggcttcacaatagcctgagtcatattagccaGACTGGGCCTTGCGGCTTCAATCACCGCGCGTTCCTCATTACCTGCCATCTCAattggctgtggttgaacttcgctgtccaactctctttcaatTCTAGTTCTCACGTCCACCTCCCTCCTCAATCTGTGAAGTGTTCGTTCAATTTCGGGATCGAGAGGAAGGAAATTGTTTGCGCTTCTACTTCTTCGCATTCAATAGAAACTCCTGTATTAGCACAAACAAAGTGAACTAAAAGTTAAAACTCGAATAAATAAGTATTAAAAGCTCAattcagtcaagtagctaatttctaagtcccccgcaacggcgccaaaaacttgttgcgaccaaaacactcacgcaagtgcacgtgatcgtcaagtaatagagtagtgagtagagtatcgttcccacgaagacttatgattaactgttgactaattcaaacccaatttcttTATCTACCCAAGAGATTATTCACTAAAGagagatgtaattgttttactacttaaACTATAAAGAATTAATCGAATTAACGCAAGTACCCAAACGAATAGCAATTACGAGTAACAAACAGTAGGagaagatattccagggtcatgggCATAGTCAACAATCGTGTTGTGTTCTTGGCTCAAAATGACTAATCaatttatctgggttattgattgacagggttgatattactcataagaatctgtcgagttcttacttgcctattcaagtcaactcaacgcctatatgtctatggtattaaaattaacaagaatgcatttacaattcctgtatttcaaccaagcaaggcaattgggtatatgtctatcccaattgcaAATCCGTTCCCCGAGGCTCGGGTTCAagatcttgctctatttaattctatatgcaatctaaagttcccactttcgagttcaactaaagattcatagatagtatttcactgttagctactcagcaaaataattaaccgcagaattaaataaacaactcaatatgataaaccaactttgtagaattaaacttcaaacaacagcattcatgtttcacccatgaccccagaacaatgggttttagccactcatactagtgttcatcataaataagttcaatttcatcacaaaacagcaaaaacaagagaagaaaagaagaacttgatggtcaaaactcctccttgcctcttgcctctctatttccTCCACTAAACTATGAAAAACTTCCCCCTTTAACCTTGGGagagcttgactttatataggttaagtaGGTTTCcctccagatttccaattttacccctaaataacgtTTTTCCGGACGGGACACGTGCGAGCTCGCGCATAACTTCGCGCGTTTCTTCGCGCATGATTCTGCCTTGGCCTTTCTTACGCGCGAACTACTGCGCGACTTCGCGCGTTTCTTCGTGCACCTAGAGCTTGATTTCGTCCATTTTTTTGTCTCGTCCTTGCGCGCACTCGACtccgaggggttgttcttgctcataaatcattccaatatcctcttgaaagcatcatataggctcctcatcctgcaatgtatacatatcacaattagagcctatttttcatcaattaaccataatatgtcattggaatataatcaagcggaagcataaacaatagctaaatcacctagatttcgcctattatcaaaAGGCGTCACCTAAGTCGTACTATTTTTCCGTCACCcgagttttgtcccaatcgggttttatcgaggaggtttttaacgaggcggcgAAGGGTATACCCTGTGGATCGGAACATTGTTCATCACTTCGGTCCGTCGATACTATCTCTGGGTCGAAGTAATGAAGGGACTACACAATTCAATCTCCATTGTATGAACACAATTCAATCTCCATTGTATGAACGGAATTCAATCTCCATTGTATGAACGGAATTCAATCTCCATTGTATGAACGGAATTCAATTTCCATTGTATGAAGGGAATTCAATCTCCATTGTATGAAATGCAAATCACCTAGTGTCTAAGGCCATCGACATttgttcgacctcgttcgaaccacgacggggtactacttcgacgacagtcgaagcaacatcctaatggccaaggccatcgacattagttcgacctcgttcgaaccacgacgggatactacttcgatgacagtcgaagcaacatcctaatggccaaggccatcgacattagttcgacctcgttcgagccacgacgggatactacttcgacaacagtcgaagcaacatcctaatagccaaggccatcgacattagtttgacctcgttcgagccacgacgggatactacttcaatgacagtcgaagcaacatcctaatggccaaggccatcgacattagttcgacctcgttcgatccacgacgggatactacttcgacgacagtcgaagcaacatcctaatggacAAGGCCATCAAcattagttcgacctcgttcgagccacgacgggatactacttcgacgatagtcgaagcaacatcctaatggccaaggccatcgacattagttcgacctcgttcgaaccatgacaggatactacttcgacgacagtcgaagcaacatcctaatggtcaaggccatcgacattagttcgacctcgttcgaaccacgacgggatactacttcgacgaaagtcgaagcaacatcctaatggccaaggccatcaacatTAGTTTggcctcgttcgaaccacgacgggatactacttcgacgacagtcgaagcaacatcctaatggccaaggccatcgatattagttcgacctcgttcgaaccacgacaggATACTACTTCAACGATAGTCGAAGCAATaacctaatggccaaggccatcgacattagtttgacctcgttcgaaccacgacgggatactacctcgacgacagtcgaagcaacatcctaatggccaaggccatcgacttTAGTTCGAtctcattcgaaccacgacgggatactacttcgacgatagtcaaagcaacatcctaatggccaacgctatcgacattagttcgacctcgttcgaaccacgacgggatactacttcgaccacaatcgaagcaacatcctaatggccaaggccatcgacattagttcgacctcgttcgaaccacgacgggatactaaTTCGACGACAGTCGAAGCAATATCCTAATGTCCAAGACCATCAACATTAGtacgacctcgttcgaaccacgacaggATACTATTTCGACgacagtcgaagcaacatcctaatggccaaggccatcgacattagtttgacctcgttcgaacatgacaagatactacttcgacgacagtcgaagcaacatcctaatggccaagccCATCGGCactagttcgacctcgttcgaaccacgacgagaTTTTTTTTAACAGTAATCGAAACAATATCGCAACAAAGACTGTCATGCAattaaccaaaaagaaaaaaatgatgaatAGACAAATTGGCAAAAGCGTTTATATTACAACAATAATTTTATGTACATTCGTCCCTACAAACAGGCCCTGGTATGACCTACACCCAAAAATTCCCAAGAAAAAAATAAACGTACAAACTAGAACTACACGTCGTCTCCAACAGGGTAGGCATCTTCATATCACGAATCCGAGTCAAGACGGTTCATGTTATCAGAAGTGATACCCTCCCCATTAGGAGTATTAGGGTCGTACCAATATGACTCGCGGGCTGCACGTGCTTCAGAATGCGCTGCATGAACCTCCACCTCCATCGCCCGATCCTCAGCATTAAAAGCTCTATATACATCAAGTCGAGCCTCCGCATAAACCCACAACTCATACAAGCGACGAGGCGAGCCTTGGCCAGCCAAAGGACGAGATGTGTAGGGTCGAGAACGATGATTTGCTGCCTCTGCCCTCAGCGGAGCCATTTGCCGTTGCAATGTGGACAACTTCGCCTCTAACTCCCCAATACGCCTTTCAAACTCTGCAACTCGACGACCGGAGGCTTCCCTTTCCCCGGCGAGTTCCGACCTGGATATGCGGAGGGCATCTTCCAAAAAGACCATCTCGGAAATGGCAGCGGTCAATTTGTCGGCATTGACATTTAACTCACCCTTAAGTCCGTCGACCTCCACTGTCTTAACACTCAACTCGACGTTCAAGATGGCTACCTTCTGTTGTAAGTCGGCATTTTCCGCCGTTACCCCTGACTCAGCTCAAGCTCATCCTCCTTCGCTTTAAGAAGGGCCTCTAATTCGATGTTGCGGGCGATGGCCCTCACAAGCTCCTCGTCCCTCTCCTTCAGCTCCTCAACCCTACGCTCCATTTGGGCCTCCCACTGCTTAAGTCCCTCGCGGAACACCTGGAACTCGGGATCCTGATGGTAGATGTCAGACATCGCCCGATGCTTAGCATGGTACTGATGGTATTTCGACGACATCTTCTTGTAGAGGCCTGTCCTCTTTCGTTCACAACAATCTCTCTCCACCTCCAAGACGAGGGTCTGACAAAAGAAAAACAGAGTTAGAAAAATATGCCATTTCCATACCACTCCCCTGAcacaaagaagagaaaaaggaacCTACTTGTAAAGCCATACCGGCAACCGTTCGAGACGCTCCGCTTCCATCAGCTTCAGTGGCCACGCCCTTTCCCAGCTCCAACCTTCTCCTTTTTCTCATTAGAAGATTCGTCGACAGAATGTGGGGCCGGTGCTAACGAGGTCGATTCTCTCATGGCCGCAGTTACAAATGTGTCCCTCTGTTGAAGAAGTAGAGGACGACCCTCCCGACCAGACTCGCACAAATGTATCGAGTGTCCGTGGTAGCAGCGGGTCGCCTAAAAGTTGGGACTGGCGCCCTCCGCCTAGAAGCTCCCTGACCTATCGTCACAGAGAATCATACAGTTAAGCAGGGTCGCATGACCGACGAGGTAGTAAATCGGAAGTTTATCTGAGGAAACTTTAGGGCCATAACGCTGTACGAAGGCAGACCAAGTTTGAGTCTCCTCCGCATGGGGCAGCAGGCCAGCGACCCAGTTCCTGAGACCGATAATGGGCTGGGGCGGACGAGCCATAGCTGCAGTACAAGTGACCAGAAGTTACAATAATTGCGAAAGATGGGAAATCTAATGGACTACGATACTTACAAGTTTTATTCCACCTCTCTAGAAACCCGGCGGAGTTAGAAACAACGTGCGCGGTCTTGATGAAaagtacttatgccaaaattTACGGCTCGCCTGGTCGTCGTCCTGACCACCAACCCCTTTGTACCACGAAGTCTCAGGGGAACCATGGTTCCCCTAAGGAAACCGGGCAAAAATAAATGCAAGAGATGATGAACAGAGACGTTGCACTCTGACAATTCTGTGTACTTAGCCAGCAGCAGAAGCACCTTGAGTGTGTACGGCGTAAGCTAAGCCGGGAAAACATGATAGAATCTGCAGAACTCATCCACTAAAGGAAAGGGATGGAGGGTGTAGCCGATCATGAATGGGTATTCGTAGAAGGCACAGTACTCAGGCCTGTGAACATCAACGTAATCTCCCTCCGCCAACTCCATCTCTACGTGGACAGGAATACCATATTTTATACGGAGGGCATCGAGATGAGTCTGATTCGTCTCGGAGAGCACTGAGTTCGGAGTAGGGGGCGGGTCCTTGAGAAAATCATTCCGAGACAGGGGATGCCTCAGTAGTAACGCCTCTACTGTAAGAGGACTGCCACCCTCTTCCGTCTCCACCTCTCCGCTGTCGGAAAGAGGTGCTACGTTCGACGGAGCAGCCTCAGAAACCTCTTCGTTAGTTCGACGAGACCTCAACATGATTTTGTTTGAAAGAAGTGAGCCACACAAATGGAGTGAAAGAGGAGAACTTCCGGTCAGGAATGGAAACAAAGAAATACGAGATCAGAAGAAGAAGACCAGAGAATTCTCAAGAATGGCCAAAGTTTATCAAAGGAATCGAACCCCTCgcctatttatagggttgggtggcGCCAGAATCGAGGCGGCAGGTTTTAAATCAGCACAGGAAACCAAGCGCCAAAACCGTCTGTCATCTACCTCGAAAATCCGCATAATGATGACGCATGCGAAGGCTGACGTCACCCGGGGTGGCGTGTACTCTCAGACATCCCGCCAAACATGACTACTGCCCCTCACTGGTCACGTCGTAATGCCTCAACGAGTTAAATTCCTCCTACGAAAGACATCAGGTTCGCTCACCAAGGACGCATCTCGCTGCGACCTCGACGAGCGgatggactaactgtatgggtccgaATTTGATTGACCACAACCTATAGCGAGTATTATAAGTGGCCGAAAACCCACGAGTCGACACAAGGGTACGACCCAGAGGCAAAAGGAAAGACGACGTCACATTAGCATTAGGTCCAATAGGGCAGATATATCTTAATTTGTCGTCCTCATAATGAAGGGAAACCTCTCAGTATATAAGAGGGGTTTCAGCCTTGTAATAGACAGAGTTCGGAATATACAAGATTaatctcatctctctctctctactttaTTATCTCTCTATCAATCTCTCCCTCTCTTCATTATTGTTATTTCTCTCTACTACAATCATCCTAAAGTTTATTATCTTCGActacgatttaccccttcatctttgtttaatttgcttaaaaagagttaaaaatcttttgagtcaaacagtgatgagaatggaattttggaaaggagaaaaagaatgACAAGAAAATATATTCTCTTATACTAGCTCAAGAAAAGGAATACTATTAGCAGCACACCGTAGAAACGTCTTTCTTAAGATTATAAACATCTAGACGACAAAAGTATTTGAAGTGTGCTTTTCCTATGTatgcttacaaaaaaaaaaaaaaaaaaaaaaaaaaaaggagaggcATATAATTGATAGACAAATTTTCATATTCTGTTTCCGAAATATtatcaattatttttttttaacaataggtctattaaatatttaaatttaacAGAAATTTTTTAATAGAAGCTTTAAAGTTCAAAAATGAAACTTCTCAGAATAAAATAACTaaacaattatcaaaataccTTCTTAGAAAACATTTTGTCAAAAACTTTTGCAAAAAGTTATCCAGACAGGCAATTAAATCATAATCTTCAACTTTCTCATCAAAGAAAAAAACAAGAATTGCAGTCAATCATGTGGATTCCGGTTTCTAGATCTTGTGCTCTTTCTTTTGTCCAaactccaaaagaataaaatatgTGTAAATCCCCATCTAAACCTTTCCAAAATCCACGATTTAGTAAATTTACTATTTAGTACATCTAACAACACAATTTCCTTgacttaaaaaaataaataaaaacagcATCTTCATGTCAGTAGACATAGTTGACTTCAACTAATCTATAAACTTCATTTAGCCGTTCGGAATCTTAGTGCTAACTTCAACTAATTAAcgcaattaaataattattttacttacccaaaaAGTTAAATAAACATAAGGGTCAAGGGCCCCAAAATATTCCGAATCCTACTTGAGACCCTTACACGATACCTAAATGTGAGACAAGCCTTCAACCAATCAATTCAAATGAAAACATTGATCACCAAAATCTCTTTCGTTACTTCTTATTTTTCGATATTTATATGTTTTATACAAGTAGACGTTGGTAGCTTTGACTTTAAAAAGAAGAAGTGTAATACCATCAACCATCACATACTTTGACCGTTTGACgtttttcagaccttgtatgaCAATATATTTGAATTTAGATTTTCAAAATTGTACTTACTCCATGAAATCTTGAACATATTACAGTAAGGGATCGTTTAACTACATTTATTTAATGCTACTATTATTTGTTTGGATAATTACTGAGAGCTGAAATTTGGTCCCTACTACCataaaaaaaaataccaaaagaaAGATATGGATGGTTA contains:
- the LOC138884381 gene encoding uncharacterized protein, yielding MEAPRPPPPFPQRLQKKNDDRMFTKFLSMLSQVQLNISLVDVLREIPKYAKYIKDIVAHKRRLTEFETVALTEECTSRVQNKLPQKLKDPTSFTIPVRIGNIDVGRVLCDLGARINLMPLLGNSANFIILDYEADELVPIILGRPLLATGDAIIKVREGKIILRVYDEEAVFNVYRAIQLPRHYEELSMIFVVEADSRFIIRVYI
- the LOC138884383 gene encoding uncharacterized protein, producing the protein MRRSRSANNFLPLDPEIERTLHRLRREVDVRTRIERELDSEVQPQPIEMAGNEERAVIEAARPSLANMTQAIVKPDITGHFELKQYMVQLIQSTGLFLGLPHEDPQRHIQNFLEITDTYNYPNVSKDYVRLTLFPFSLIGEAKEWLNKEPANSIRTWDDLARKFLIKFFPTKKTKVLRSQILGFEQRAGETLRQAWERYKKMLRDCPHHCQTDEVLGHTFVDGLDDASKMNLDSACGGSCMARPYSEIQILLNNFTANDNNWKGEGDSRKAVKQKSVGLLELDEVSATRADIAKLANQMTRMTMQQPQTMQHVQQMTICYELCGDSHMSDMCTTNPESIYYVGKQNRGPPNQHAQYGNSYNPNWRNHPNFSWGGNQQNQNQHRPQGNFNQPQRPPQQMEESTNDLLKKLLIDNQQLRTDFRNLERQMGQLATNQNTRPAGALPSDIEKNPQVNAVTLRNGRELEEVPKNKKDKTIPDGELIPKVT